In Serratia sp. FDAARGOS_506, a genomic segment contains:
- the pbpG gene encoding D-alanyl-D-alanine endopeptidase has translation MLLSHAFLRLPARRFGDAFLFSLLFVLAPVHAAAPPLVLNAKSALVVNQRTGKTLYQKQPNRVLPIASLTKLMTAMVALDSKRPMGSKLKVTAADRDLLKKTHSRLTIGSVLSRRDMLHIALMSSENRAAAALSRSYPGGRKAFVAKMNQKARAIGMKRTRFYDPTGLTPRNVATANDLLKMVNHAYRYQSIRRFSTDKQQIVRPGRGQLVYRSSNGLINNPAWKIQLQKTGFTDEAGHCLVMRTTIKGQPVVMILLGAQPRYGHYRDAMRLKAWLEG, from the coding sequence ATGCTTTTATCTCACGCTTTTCTCCGTCTGCCTGCCCGGCGCTTCGGCGACGCCTTCCTGTTCAGCCTGTTGTTCGTTTTGGCGCCCGTGCATGCCGCTGCGCCGCCGCTGGTGCTGAATGCCAAATCGGCGCTGGTCGTCAATCAACGCACCGGAAAAACGCTCTATCAGAAGCAGCCGAACCGCGTACTGCCGATCGCCTCACTCACCAAGCTGATGACCGCCATGGTCGCCCTGGACAGCAAACGCCCGATGGGCAGCAAGCTTAAAGTCACCGCCGCCGATCGCGATCTGTTGAAAAAAACCCATTCACGCCTGACCATCGGCTCGGTGCTCAGCCGCCGCGACATGCTGCACATCGCCCTGATGTCTTCGGAGAATCGCGCCGCCGCGGCGCTGAGCCGCAGCTATCCCGGCGGGCGCAAGGCCTTCGTGGCGAAAATGAATCAGAAGGCGCGCGCCATCGGCATGAAACGCACCCGCTTCTACGATCCGACCGGGCTGACGCCGCGCAATGTGGCGACCGCCAACGATCTGCTGAAAATGGTCAATCACGCCTATCGCTATCAATCGATTCGCCGCTTCAGCACCGACAAGCAGCAGATCGTGCGCCCCGGTCGCGGCCAATTGGTCTACCGCAGCTCCAACGGTCTAATCAACAACCCCGCCTGGAAGATCCAACTGCAGAAAACCGGCTTTACCGACGAGGCCGGTCACTGCCTGGTGATGCGCACCACCATCAAAGGGCAGCCGGTGGTGATGATCCTGCTTGGCGCGCAGCCGCGCTACGGTCACTACCGGGACGCCATGCGTCTGAAAGCTTGGCTCGAGGGATAA
- a CDS encoding LLM class flavin-dependent oxidoreductase translates to MAYALSILEKSPIADGENAAQALARTLHLAQQAERWGYRRFWLAEHHNTPQLACPSPEVLIGYLLGQTSRIRIGSGGVMLQHYSAYKVAENFNLLAALAPGRVDLGVGKAPGGLPLATQALQAAHDRQNKPAFPQQLSQLTTYLNDDAEPGLSATPLPPHAAQRFLLGASKESATLAAESGWAFVFAAHLNGNPQDIREALAHYTALSGGRKALLAVAAIAAPSTEQAAALAADIQQYRVHVAGEQSVTVGSLAQAESFVQQAGAADYRIEPRESHILLGTAPQVHQQLAQLQQRYGVDEFIIDTPIGEPSARLTSLQLLAEESLTPA, encoded by the coding sequence ATGGCTTATGCCTTGAGCATATTGGAAAAGAGTCCGATCGCCGACGGGGAAAACGCCGCGCAGGCGCTGGCGCGCACGCTGCATCTGGCGCAACAGGCGGAACGCTGGGGCTATCGGCGCTTCTGGCTGGCGGAGCACCACAACACGCCGCAGCTCGCCTGCCCATCGCCGGAAGTGCTGATCGGCTACCTGCTCGGCCAGACGTCGCGCATTCGCATCGGCTCCGGTGGCGTGATGCTGCAACACTACAGCGCCTACAAGGTGGCCGAAAACTTTAACCTGCTGGCGGCGTTGGCGCCGGGGCGTGTCGATCTCGGGGTAGGCAAAGCGCCCGGCGGGCTACCGCTCGCCACCCAGGCGCTGCAGGCTGCCCATGATCGACAAAATAAACCGGCCTTCCCGCAACAGCTGTCGCAACTTACCACCTATCTGAACGACGACGCCGAGCCGGGCCTGAGCGCCACACCGCTGCCGCCGCATGCCGCCCAGCGCTTTCTGCTCGGCGCGAGTAAAGAGAGCGCGACGCTGGCGGCTGAATCCGGCTGGGCCTTCGTGTTCGCCGCACATCTGAACGGCAATCCGCAAGATATCCGCGAGGCGCTGGCGCACTACACCGCACTGAGTGGCGGCCGCAAGGCGCTGCTGGCGGTGGCGGCGATCGCGGCGCCGAGCACGGAACAGGCAGCAGCGCTGGCAGCGGATATTCAGCAATACCGCGTCCACGTTGCCGGTGAGCAGAGCGTGACCGTCGGCAGCCTGGCGCAGGCCGAGAGTTTCGTGCAGCAGGCCGGCGCCGCCGACTATCGCATCGAACCGCGAGAAAGCCATATTCTGCTCGGCACCGCGCCGCAGGTGCATCAGCAACTGGCGCAGCTGCAGCAGCGATACGGCGTGGACGAGTTCATCATCGACACGCCGATCGGCGAACCAAGCGCCCGACTCACCTCACTGCAGCTGCTGGCGGAGGAGAGCCTGACGCCGGCCTAG
- a CDS encoding aminotransferase class I/II-fold pyridoxal phosphate-dependent enzyme, whose protein sequence is MTSLYAKGGGAVQIAEQIAARIKDGGLRPGELLPPVRQLAVDLEVNPNTVASAYARLRDAGLVATRGRAGTVVLEPPLAAVSAAYMPRQVPAGMCDLASGNLDAALLPALALGAAEVFPQQNGYDISGDLPVLTGLGREWLGQQGVTLGEPAVFSGALDAMEKALRCHMQPGAAVWVEDPCWPPLLTLLRHLRLRPLPLAMDEQGCRLPENGAAGAVILTPRAHNPTGASLSAQRAQQWRRFLSENPQCLAIVDDFWGPLSQQPLHLPFDGDRGLYVLSLSKFLSPDLRIALACGNPTLLQAMRADQYISERWVSHILQQIAARLWGKALQEGQLQRAQQAYQARRDELVRRLNALNHTALAVGEGLHLWLPVRSETAAAQLMAQRGWLVQGGEPFRLKGDPAIRISLANVVPAQLAPLAQDLADAMRASAAIN, encoded by the coding sequence ATGACTTCATTGTATGCAAAAGGCGGCGGCGCTGTCCAGATTGCCGAGCAGATAGCCGCTCGGATCAAAGATGGCGGGCTGAGGCCGGGCGAGCTGTTACCCCCGGTGCGCCAGTTGGCGGTGGATCTGGAGGTCAATCCGAATACCGTCGCCAGCGCATATGCCCGATTGCGCGATGCCGGTCTGGTGGCGACGCGGGGGCGGGCGGGAACGGTGGTACTGGAACCGCCGCTGGCGGCGGTGAGTGCGGCCTATATGCCGCGTCAGGTGCCGGCGGGGATGTGCGATCTGGCCAGCGGCAACCTGGATGCCGCCCTGTTGCCGGCGTTGGCGCTCGGCGCGGCGGAGGTGTTCCCGCAACAAAACGGTTATGACATCAGCGGCGATCTGCCGGTATTGACCGGCCTGGGGCGTGAGTGGCTTGGTCAACAGGGCGTTACCCTGGGGGAACCTGCGGTGTTTTCCGGCGCGCTGGACGCGATGGAAAAGGCGTTGCGTTGCCATATGCAGCCGGGCGCGGCGGTGTGGGTGGAAGATCCCTGCTGGCCGCCGCTATTGACGCTGTTGCGCCACCTGCGTTTGCGGCCGCTGCCGCTGGCGATGGATGAACAGGGATGCCGGTTGCCGGAAAACGGAGCTGCGGGCGCGGTGATCCTGACGCCGCGCGCCCACAATCCGACCGGCGCTTCGCTCTCTGCGCAACGCGCGCAGCAGTGGCGGCGTTTTCTCAGCGAAAATCCGCAGTGTTTAGCGATCGTCGACGATTTCTGGGGGCCGCTGTCGCAGCAGCCACTGCATCTGCCCTTTGACGGCGATCGCGGCCTGTACGTGCTGTCGCTGAGCAAGTTTCTCAGCCCGGACCTGCGTATCGCGCTGGCCTGCGGCAACCCGACGTTGCTGCAGGCGATGCGCGCCGATCAGTACATCAGCGAACGTTGGGTCAGCCATATCTTGCAGCAGATAGCCGCCAGATTGTGGGGAAAGGCCTTGCAGGAAGGGCAGCTGCAGCGGGCGCAACAGGCGTATCAAGCCAGACGGGATGAACTGGTGCGGCGGCTCAACGCACTGAATCACACGGCGTTGGCGGTGGGGGAAGGGCTGCATCTGTGGTTGCCGGTGCGGTCGGAAACCGCCGCCGCGCAGCTGATGGCGCAGCGGGGGTGGCTGGTGCAGGGCGGCGAACCTTTCCGCCTGAAGGGCGATCCTGCGATCCGCATCAGCCTGGCCAACGTCGTGCCGGCGCAGCTGGCGCCGCTGGCGCAGGATCTGGCCGACGCCATGCGTGCCAGCGCGGCGATCAACTAG
- a CDS encoding glutamine amidotransferase — MKKAVAIRHVNFENLGILGSLLSLRGYQIDYYDAGRDDIRAINNEETDLLVVLGGPISAAQHFSGEQRYDFLDHELALVTQRLAQRRPTLGVCLGAQVIAQALGADVVSLGVKEIGFTPLTTLAAEDDSVLAPLANTPVLHWHGDMFMIPEGARCLAGTAVCPHQAFDYQGFALGLQFHLEADHRDIERWLIGHACELELAGIAPQTLRDQAARHGAQLEQRARQVFARWLDNNEPRM; from the coding sequence ATGAAAAAAGCCGTCGCTATTCGACACGTCAATTTTGAAAACCTGGGCATCCTCGGTTCCCTGCTCTCGCTGCGTGGCTATCAGATCGACTATTACGACGCCGGCCGCGATGATATTCGTGCTATCAATAATGAAGAGACCGATCTGTTGGTGGTGCTCGGCGGGCCGATCAGCGCCGCCCAGCATTTTTCCGGTGAACAGCGCTATGATTTTCTCGACCATGAATTGGCGCTGGTCACACAGCGCCTGGCGCAACGGCGGCCGACCCTTGGGGTTTGTCTCGGCGCGCAGGTGATCGCCCAGGCGCTCGGCGCCGACGTGGTCTCGCTCGGCGTCAAAGAGATCGGCTTCACCCCGTTGACCACGCTGGCAGCGGAAGACGACTCGGTGCTGGCACCGCTGGCCAACACGCCGGTGCTGCACTGGCACGGCGATATGTTCATGATTCCGGAGGGCGCCCGCTGCCTGGCCGGCACGGCGGTTTGTCCGCATCAGGCCTTTGACTATCAGGGTTTTGCGCTCGGCCTGCAGTTCCATCTGGAGGCAGATCATCGCGATATCGAACGCTGGCTGATTGGTCATGCCTGCGAACTGGAACTGGCCGGCATCGCGCCCCAGACCCTGCGCGACCAGGCAGCGCGCCACGGCGCACAGCTGGAACAACGCGCGCGGCAGGTGTTCGCCCGCTGGCTGGATAATAACGAACCAAGGATGTAA
- the pdxY gene encoding pyridoxal kinase, whose product MQQTSPLRSPSIDVISIQSQVVYGSVGNGIAYRALLKKGLEALQVPSVLFGCPPYYGKPHGGVISGEWFGGFLDDLIARGVMKRARAVIVGYLGDVMQCHILANWLQRVRALNPQIKIYIDPVMGDYGEGVYVDERIVNCYRSPFLRLANGLTPNGFELEQLCGRALSSREQTQHAAQALLNDTTEWVLVTSAPGVAQHEDEVGLMLATRQETQCFTHPKVKSAVKGTGDLFTALLVSHLLHGAALDVAVAAAGGEVCDVLAEAAHLGWEEIGSLRALKP is encoded by the coding sequence ATGCAACAGACTTCACCCTTGCGGTCACCGTCCATCGACGTGATCAGCATTCAATCTCAGGTGGTCTACGGCAGCGTCGGCAACGGTATCGCCTACCGTGCCCTGCTGAAAAAGGGGCTGGAAGCGCTGCAGGTGCCCAGCGTGCTGTTCGGCTGCCCGCCCTATTACGGCAAGCCGCATGGCGGCGTCATCTCCGGCGAGTGGTTCGGCGGCTTTCTCGACGATCTGATCGCCCGTGGCGTAATGAAGCGTGCCCGGGCGGTGATCGTCGGTTACCTGGGCGACGTGATGCAGTGCCATATTCTGGCCAACTGGCTGCAGCGCGTGCGCGCCCTCAACCCGCAGATAAAAATCTATATCGATCCGGTGATGGGCGATTACGGTGAGGGAGTCTACGTGGATGAACGCATCGTCAACTGCTATCGTTCGCCGTTCCTGCGGCTGGCCAACGGCCTGACGCCGAACGGTTTCGAACTGGAGCAGCTGTGCGGCCGCGCTCTGAGCAGTCGGGAACAGACGCAACACGCCGCGCAGGCGCTGTTGAACGACACCACCGAATGGGTGCTGGTCACCAGCGCGCCGGGCGTGGCGCAGCACGAAGACGAGGTGGGATTGATGCTGGCCACCCGGCAGGAAACTCAGTGCTTTACCCATCCGAAGGTCAAGTCGGCGGTCAAAGGCACCGGCGATCTGTTCACCGCGTTGCTGGTCAGCCATCTGCTGCACGGCGCCGCGCTCGACGTAGCCGTGGCCGCAGCCGGCGGTGAGGTGTGCGACGTACTGGCCGAAGCGGCGCATTTGGGATGGGAAGAGATCGGCAGCCTGCGGGCATTAAAACCGTAA
- a CDS encoding flagellar brake protein: MEHSDNGLFIKRERFEVLAILREICKQRTPLRVENQQHRFQSLLLSVGPDNIVFSGEEAASAIDGACTIVIESNDAKIEFSVGQAELTEHQGVQACSTRLPQELVYIQRRRQFRITTPHWRQFFCTGEYPDGTPYELRIHDLSAGGVGLRFDGPLPEFFQPGLQFKKALLDLGSYGSFKVNMELVVVNDDQETDDNDQVVHFSRLSCRFLKLGLAMERKIQSAVFAFELDFNKKKKR, translated from the coding sequence GTGGAGCACAGCGATAACGGACTGTTTATCAAACGGGAGCGTTTTGAAGTTCTGGCGATTCTGCGTGAAATTTGCAAACAACGCACGCCGCTGCGCGTAGAAAATCAGCAGCACCGGTTTCAAAGTCTGTTATTGAGCGTCGGGCCGGACAATATCGTGTTTAGCGGTGAGGAAGCCGCGAGCGCCATCGACGGCGCCTGCACCATCGTGATTGAAAGCAACGACGCCAAGATCGAGTTTTCCGTCGGCCAGGCGGAGCTGACCGAACATCAGGGCGTTCAGGCCTGCTCGACCCGTCTGCCGCAGGAGCTGGTCTACATTCAGCGCCGTCGCCAGTTCCGCATCACCACGCCGCACTGGCGCCAATTCTTCTGCACCGGCGAATACCCGGACGGTACGCCTTATGAGCTGCGGATCCACGACCTCTCTGCCGGCGGCGTCGGTTTGCGCTTCGATGGTCCGCTGCCGGAATTCTTCCAGCCGGGCTTGCAGTTCAAGAAAGCGCTGCTGGATCTGGGCAGCTACGGCAGCTTCAAGGTCAACATGGAGCTGGTGGTGGTCAACGACGATCAGGAAACCGACGACAATGACCAGGTGGTGCATTTCTCGCGCCTGTCATGCCGTTTTCTCAAGTTGGGGCTGGCGATGGAACGCAAAATTCAAAGTGCGGTGTTTGCCTTCGAGCTGGATTTCAACAAAAAGAAAAAACGCTGA
- a CDS encoding N-formylglutamate amidohydrolase, whose protein sequence is MPHSFIPPLLSADEPSAAAVEIPHGKAPFLLLCDHAGKAIPQSLGDLGLPPGEIERHIGWDIGALSVSRHLSRQLDATLIHQRYSRLVIDCNRAPGIASSIPHLSELTPIPGNIGIDAEHALAREREVFLPYHHAIDDHLGQRQLRELPTAVIAMHSFTPVFKGESRPWQVGLLFNRYPEFAHLLAELLREEGDLQVGINEPYAMTDATDYTLPVHAERRGLPYVGIEIRQDLIADERGQQAWAKRFARLLPQAWQRWQI, encoded by the coding sequence ATGCCTCACTCGTTTATCCCGCCGTTATTGTCCGCCGATGAACCCTCTGCCGCCGCCGTTGAAATCCCGCATGGCAAAGCGCCATTTTTGCTGCTGTGCGATCACGCCGGCAAGGCGATACCGCAATCCCTCGGCGATCTCGGTTTACCGCCGGGGGAGATCGAACGCCACATCGGTTGGGATATCGGCGCGCTGAGCGTGTCGCGCCATCTGAGCCGCCAGCTGGACGCGACGCTGATTCACCAGCGCTATTCGCGGCTGGTGATCGACTGCAACCGAGCACCCGGTATCGCCAGCTCGATCCCGCATTTGTCCGAGCTGACACCGATCCCCGGCAATATCGGTATCGACGCCGAACACGCGCTGGCGCGTGAGCGCGAGGTGTTTTTGCCGTATCACCACGCCATCGACGATCATCTGGGGCAGCGCCAGCTGCGTGAACTGCCGACGGCGGTGATCGCCATGCACAGTTTCACACCGGTGTTCAAAGGGGAATCGCGCCCCTGGCAGGTGGGGCTGCTGTTTAACCGCTACCCGGAGTTTGCGCATCTGCTGGCCGAGCTGCTGCGCGAAGAGGGGGATTTGCAGGTGGGCATCAACGAACCTTATGCGATGACGGACGCTACCGACTATACGCTGCCGGTTCATGCGGAACGCCGCGGTTTGCCTTATGTCGGCATCGAAATTCGCCAGGATTTGATCGCCGACGAACGCGGGCAGCAGGCGTGGGCAAAACGTTTCGCGCGCCTGTTGCCGCAGGCCTGGCAACGCTGGCAAATTTGA